The Cryptococcus deuterogattii R265 chromosome 3, complete sequence genome has a segment encoding these proteins:
- a CDS encoding uncharacterized protein (genome sequence mistake), with translation MLRNDHVRVRSSARGNSVGTFSSEQVPAAFPANNIVPSYASSSSSTSAISPSSRHQPVASEEANDRWSRDRLTDRRRAMLASQRDDNNRPGPWTQAWSRTADEPFNAETNNDRYWDAEYSPAYIERRPLQQRTSSSSSSSSSSVRPDPVVTNMGGHDRQALNRDINETVGRRLGSLRPVQMQNPSFPLEASTNTLRRREIPRGAHRAAATAATTASEGNLWGELERDNRSSYTTLPSLSSLSSSFSPSSRGRAAPSANNGDSGITTPTQESVFRAYGNSNHGQDEDDDFGDGFGDDFDDDDDDDDVVDDGDYDDENENDIGEMLNPDIMREVYNLLTARPVQPMATFSGPGMVAGEPIELIHAHAQLQQQHARVASAFERIFRQRPPRQALEDLRLSPQMDDHTIQETLMSAIKGLKHVSDGKKRRMTMGILENINWAEFGEREGMVRDEYCSVCHDEYEDTTEISITPCKHMYHKDCLCTWLNTPKISSCPMCRRDLALLAALTNMVPSKTVDEAIPYWYKV, from the exons ATGCTGAGAAACGACCATGTACGTGTGCGATCAAGTGCCAGAGGCAACTCGGTCGGTACTTTCTCTTCAGAACAGGTTCCTGCTGCTTTCCCCGCGAATAATATAGTTCCTTCCtatgcttcttcatcttcttcgacaaGTGCAATCTCCCCATCTTCACGACATCAGCCCGTCGCTTCTGAAGAAGCCAACGATCGTTGGTCGCGTGATCGCCTGACTGACCGGCGCAGAGCTATGCTCGCATCCCAAAGGGATGATAATAACCGACCTGGCCCTTGGACCCAAGCGTGGAGCAGGACTGCCGATGAACCTTTTAATGCAGAGACAAATAACGACAGGTACTGGGATGCAGAGTACTCTCCCGCGTATATCGAAAGACGGCCTTTGCAACAGCgcacatcatcttcatcgtcatcgtcatcgtcttccGTTCGTCCGGATCCGGTGGTGACCAATATGGGCGGACACGATCGCCAGGCGCTGAATCGCGATATCAACGAGACGGTTGGTAGACGACTCGGGTCTCTCCGTCCTGTACAAATGCAAAACCCGTCGTTCCCCCTTGAAGCCAGTACGAACACGTTGAGGCGCCGCGAGATACCTCGCGGAGCGCACCGAGcggcagcaacagcagcaactACAGCTTCCGAGGGCAACTTGTGGGGCGAACTCGAGCGAGACAACAGGTCTTCTTACACTACGCTACCATCATTGTCGTcgttgtcatcatcattttctccttcttctagGGGACGCGCAGCTCCATCTGCCAACAATGGCGATTCGGGCATTACCACTCCTACACAAGAATCCGTCTTTCGGGCCTATGGCAACAGCAACCATGGTcaagacgaagacgacgacTTTGGCGACGGCTTTGGCGACGattttgacgatgatgatgacgacgacgacgtcGTCGACGACGGGGACTATGAcgatgaaaatgaaaacgATATCGGCGAGATGCTCAATCCCGATATCATGCGAGAAGTATACAACCTTCTTACCGCTCGACCTGTCCAGCCAATGGCCACGTTCTCTGGCCCCGGTATGGTCGCCGGCGAACCAATCGAGCTAATTCACGCGCATGCACAacttcagcagcagcacgCGCGTGTAGCGTCGGCGTTTGAACGCATCTTTAGACAACGACCGCCACGACAGGCATTAGAAGACTTGCGTCTTTCTCCCCAGATGGACGATCATACTATACAGGAAACGTTAATGTCGGCAATAAAAGGTCTCAAGCACGTAAGTGacgggaagaagaggaggatgacgatgggTATACTGGAGAATATCAATTGGGCAGAGTttggggagagagaggggatggTGAGGGATGAATACTGTTCAGTGTGTCATGACGAG TATGAGGACACTACAGAAATTTCCATTACGCCTTGTAAACACATGTACCACAAGGACTGTCTCTGC ACATGGTTAAATACCCCCAagatttcttcttgcccCATGTGCAGACGCGATCTAGCTCTTCTTGCGGCGCTCACCAACATGGTTCCCAGCAAGACTGTAGATGAAGCGATCCCATATTGGTACAAGGTCTGA
- a CDS encoding mitochondrial protein translates to MSFRLFVSRVPVNQQLPSKLLSRLSLRRAQSSSSDARPPHPAVQQSFEALASDLLTTPSTLSSPGLKRSVPETPRTSSRPPSLPPVQLSRNPYAGQYAISEDDLDDPFETEIAVEEPKGLAVPPRRRRLAGRQSSARARPQRIINLSPHDTVSVYPSFISLTSHGRTGVITNARLLDACHCKKCRDPSTRQMNTTTGEAVRGSKIARITRGNSLRKGDVRKDGLVVSWGEGVKHMSFFPLHRLRSMLERDMGTVYRSPSFVHQTWDGESLPLTNLRFQYSDLPKSLLKVLEQLQVYGIVVIEGVPTEPTGDKECMLRKVTDMIGKIRNTFYGETWDVKSMKQSKNVAYTNLNLGLHMDLLYFSSPPRFQALHCLRNRVEGGSSYFVDSFRTVSDLPRDQFEFLQKINITYQYDNDNHYLRYRHPIISYDFARGRGNRHAAVNWSPPFRAAAEALDFPQHDFVAAAEHEQKVLQAIADFEERLSDPRYRYEFTMQEGDLVLFDNRRVLHARTAFHDKKDMEVEEEGIEQKSEMEIIKEPTRWLKGCYLDGEAVWDKLATLRKQSLERRATSVGVQ, encoded by the exons ATGTCCTTCCGACTATTCGTGTCTCGCGTTCCAGTAAACCAGCAATTGCCGAGTAAACTTCTGTCCCGACTATCGCTGCGTCGAGCTCAGAGCTCTAGTTCAGATGCACGACCTCCGCATCCCGCGGTTCAGCAAAGCTTCGAGGCACTTGCATCTGATCTCCTCACCACCCCAAGCACGCTCTCGTCCCCTGGCTTGAAGAGATCTGTACCGGAAACTCCGCGAACATCCTCCAGGCCACCCAGTTTGCCTCCGGTTCAACTGAGCCGTAATCCCTATGCTGGACAGTATGCTATCTCCGAAGATGACTTGGATGATCCTTTTGAGACAGAGATTGCTGTTGAAGAGCCCAAAGGTCTTGCGGTACCTCCCAGGCGGAGACGATTGGCTGGGCGGCAGAGTTCGGCAAGAGCACGACCACAGAGGATTATCAATCTTTCACCTCATGATACTGTCTCAGTGTACCCCAGTTTTATCTCTTTAACATCCCATGGTAGGACGGGAGTCATCACTAACGCTCGGTTACTCGATGCTTGCCACTGCAAAAAATGCAGAGATCCATCTACCCGACAAATGAATACTACTACAGGGGAAGCCGTTCGCGGATCCAAAATAGCAAGAATCACAAGAGGTAATTCACTTCGTAAAGGTGACGTTCGCAAAGACGGACTCGTGGTGAGCTGGGGCGAAGGAGTGAAACATATgagcttctttccactccaCAGATTACGGTCGATGTTGGAAAGAGACATGGGCACCGTTTATCGCAGCCCGAGTTTCGTACACCAGACTTGGGACGGGGAATCACTTCCTCTTACCAATCTAAGATTTCAATACTCTGATTTACCTAAATCCCTGTTGAAGGTTCTGGAGCAACTTCAGGTATATGGTATTGTTGTGATAGAAGGCGTACCCACGGAGCCTACAGGTGATAAGGAGTGTATGCTGAGAAAAGTGACCGATATGATTGGGAAGATTAGGAATACATTCTACGGGGAAACGTGGGACGTGAAAAGCATGAAGCAAAGCAAGAATGTTGC GTATACCAACCTCAACCTTGGCCTACACATGGACCTTCTTTACTTTTCATCCCCTCCTCGCTTCCAAGCACTCCACTGTCTCCGCAATAGGGTTGAAGGTGGCAGCTCTTACTTTGTTGACTCTTTCCGCACCGTCTCCGACCTCCCACGAGATCAATTCGAATTCCTGCAGAAAATTAATATAACCTATCAGTACGACAATGACAACCATTATCTTCGCTATCGTCATCCTATCATCAGTTACGATTTTGCCCGTGGCCGGGGCAATCGACATGCTGCCGTCAACTGGAGTCCCCCTTTCCGCGCCGCTGCTGAAGCTTTAGACTTTCCCCAACATGATTTCGTTGCAGCCGCCGAGCACGAGCAAAAGGTGCTTCAAGCCATTGCCGATTTTGAAGAACGCCTAAGTGACCCGCGTTATCGATACGAGTTCACCATGCAAGAAGGGGATCTAGTGTTATTTGACAATCGGAGAGTCTTGCACGCACGCACAGCGTTCCACGATAAAAAGGAcatggaagtggaagaggagggaattGAGCAGAAATCGGAGATGGAAATCATCAAGGAACCTACTAGGTGGCTGAAGGGATGTTACTTGGATGGGGAAGCTGTATGGGACAAGTTGGCCACGTTAAGGAAACAGTccttggaaaggagagCGACTTCTGTTGGGGTTCAATAA